A single genomic interval of Streptomyces sp. BA2 harbors:
- a CDS encoding carbohydrate ABC transporter permease, with the protein MGRTVRQLFVAGCVLLWLIPMYLLVVNALTPAAEYTGKPDWTFQGFDLVENIKTAWNVAGIGDSFQASLLYAVVCGLAAVLIAAMAAFAVVVLPIPRPAFWFWLIYSGTLFPLQMFLAPLFGLYADADLYDTRIGLMLIYAAWAVPFAFFLIRNQMTTMPPELTEAALLDGASFRRIFWRIHVPLMKAGLGAAFIFQFTAVWNDLLLGITLSRSPDVQPVMAALTTLNNAYSSTGPPVILAGALIVSAPTLLLFLVFRGLFLRGVTASAR; encoded by the coding sequence ATGGGTCGCACCGTGCGCCAACTCTTCGTCGCCGGATGCGTGCTGCTCTGGCTGATCCCGATGTATCTCCTCGTGGTCAACGCGCTGACGCCCGCCGCCGAGTACACGGGCAAGCCCGACTGGACCTTCCAGGGCTTCGACCTCGTCGAGAACATCAAGACCGCCTGGAACGTGGCGGGCATCGGCGACAGCTTCCAGGCCTCGCTGCTCTACGCCGTGGTGTGCGGCCTGGCCGCCGTCCTCATCGCGGCCATGGCGGCGTTCGCCGTCGTCGTCCTGCCCATCCCCAGGCCCGCCTTCTGGTTCTGGCTGATCTACTCCGGCACGCTCTTCCCGCTGCAGATGTTCCTCGCGCCGCTCTTCGGCCTGTACGCGGACGCCGATCTGTACGACACGCGGATCGGGCTCATGCTGATCTACGCCGCGTGGGCGGTGCCGTTCGCCTTCTTCCTGATCCGTAATCAAATGACCACGATGCCACCTGAGTTGACCGAGGCGGCACTCCTCGACGGCGCATCCTTCCGGCGGATCTTCTGGCGCATCCACGTGCCGCTGATGAAGGCGGGGCTCGGCGCGGCCTTCATCTTCCAGTTCACTGCCGTCTGGAACGACCTGCTCCTCGGCATCACGCTCAGCCGCAGCCCCGACGTCCAGCCGGTGATGGCGGCGCTGACCACCCTCAACAACGCCTACTCCTCGACGGGGCCGCCCGTCATCCTGGCCGGCGCGCTGATCGTCTCCGCGCCCACCCTCCTCCTCTTCCTGGTGTTCCGCGGCCTGTTCCTGCGCGGCGTCACCGCATCCGCCCGCTGA
- a CDS encoding glycoside hydrolase family 38 C-terminal domain-containing protein, with protein MTTRALVRTADWDNDRIRDSLRSSVITAEGSLGGSALRLTEEPLLRRAADGGGLTQSLRVEAVNGSVLPGEFTVRTESGTVLPVEQLTGPGGSVRLMVPAVGTETRLTVCLPDATEEDAEGIDVRLTRQREWTLHLVHHSHLDIGYTDPQGHVLAEHLSFLDSCLELTRATDDWPAESQFRWCVESLWSFRQWADARPAEQVEEFVRRVREGRIELTAMPFNLHTETCSTDELHELLRLAHDVRDRHGVVFTSAMQTDVPGAVVGLVDALAAAGVKYLSVAHNWAGRSVPHLVGGEKLPRLFRWRAPSGNSVLVWVTDTPHGLAYMEGPLLGFDTAYADVDDLLPAYLTSLATNPYPYRGGIFGWAMDQTEVKREPYPWDVLHLRVQGKFGDNAPPRRIIADTVRRWNETWAFPQLRLSRNEDFFTDAEARLGDAIQTFDGDWTDWWVDGVGSGARPLSLARTAQSVVADAQTIGTFAGLLGATGAEEDSADASGVYEAVSLFDEHTWGAGDPWTHGDEGGHSGEHQWHWKYGQAMRAYDDGNALLGRASARLGQRLATTPGVAATYHVINTCSWPRTDVVRIFLPESSVPLEQPVAVHDARSGHQLAHEEQPQTNEDHRDAGRFLLVRVDEVPPAGSVRLDITAAATRTDERSPAPVVKAATGWNPTGGTEREDPAETAAAALARPEATLLENEHLAVRVDLAHACIASVVDKATGRELVRADAIVGFNGYIHDSYTTAGAFNHNSSRTTASDRLEHLGNRAVAPPAALIARHSTPTAESITYETRPAGANRLRTTLTLPVGVPRLDIENRLDKDATLRKESAYFAFPFAFDEPVVRMEASGGLTGNSLPVVPGSALHMRAVRRWVTLADDALAVAWSTQDAPLVQFGNIALPYAPFPKTMGHDEPATVFSWIHNNLWDTNFPSEQGFEFTYRYSLACGPTADGLGPRTAAAWSRPLRAVRARGAEGGGQASLAFADVGDARVRLVGATVPGPGEVLLRLQSFAEEPVACPVRVHFPVAAAHSADYMGWAGSELPVSGGALTVDIPALGTTAVLFIRP; from the coding sequence ATGACGACACGGGCCCTTGTCCGCACCGCCGACTGGGACAACGACCGGATACGCGACAGTCTGCGCTCCTCCGTCATCACCGCGGAGGGAAGCCTCGGCGGCAGCGCCCTGCGGCTGACGGAGGAACCTCTGCTGCGCAGGGCCGCGGACGGCGGAGGGCTGACGCAGTCACTGCGGGTCGAGGCGGTCAACGGTTCGGTCCTGCCGGGGGAGTTCACCGTCCGTACCGAGTCCGGGACGGTGCTGCCCGTAGAGCAGCTCACCGGACCCGGCGGCTCCGTACGCCTCATGGTCCCCGCCGTAGGCACCGAGACCCGCCTCACCGTCTGCCTGCCGGACGCCACCGAGGAGGACGCCGAGGGCATCGACGTCCGTCTCACCCGGCAGCGCGAGTGGACCCTCCATCTGGTCCACCACTCCCACCTCGACATCGGCTACACCGACCCCCAGGGCCATGTCCTCGCCGAGCACCTCTCCTTCCTCGACTCCTGCCTTGAGCTGACGCGGGCCACCGACGACTGGCCCGCGGAGTCTCAATTCCGTTGGTGCGTCGAGTCGTTGTGGTCCTTCCGGCAGTGGGCGGACGCCCGGCCCGCCGAGCAGGTCGAGGAGTTCGTACGCCGCGTGCGCGAAGGACGCATCGAGCTGACCGCGATGCCGTTCAACCTGCACACCGAGACCTGCTCCACGGACGAGTTGCACGAACTGCTCCGGCTCGCCCACGACGTGCGCGACCGGCACGGCGTCGTGTTCACCTCCGCCATGCAGACCGACGTGCCGGGCGCGGTCGTCGGCCTCGTCGACGCGCTGGCCGCCGCCGGGGTCAAGTACCTCTCCGTGGCGCACAATTGGGCCGGGCGTTCCGTGCCCCACCTGGTCGGCGGCGAGAAGCTGCCCCGCCTGTTCCGCTGGCGCGCCCCCAGTGGCAACAGCGTCCTCGTCTGGGTCACCGACACCCCGCACGGCCTCGCCTACATGGAAGGCCCGCTGCTCGGCTTCGACACGGCCTACGCGGACGTCGACGACCTGCTGCCCGCCTATCTGACCTCCCTGGCCACCAACCCCTACCCCTACCGCGGCGGCATCTTCGGCTGGGCCATGGACCAGACGGAGGTCAAGCGCGAGCCCTACCCCTGGGACGTGCTGCATCTGCGCGTCCAGGGCAAGTTCGGTGACAACGCGCCTCCGCGCCGCATCATCGCCGACACCGTCCGCCGCTGGAACGAGACCTGGGCCTTCCCCCAGCTGCGGCTCTCCCGCAACGAGGACTTCTTCACCGACGCCGAGGCCAGACTCGGCGATGCCATCCAGACCTTCGATGGCGACTGGACCGACTGGTGGGTCGACGGTGTCGGCTCGGGCGCGCGGCCGCTTTCCCTGGCCCGCACCGCCCAGTCCGTGGTCGCCGACGCCCAGACCATCGGCACGTTCGCCGGACTCCTCGGCGCCACGGGGGCGGAGGAAGACAGCGCGGACGCGTCCGGGGTCTACGAGGCGGTGTCGCTCTTCGACGAGCACACCTGGGGCGCCGGCGACCCGTGGACCCACGGCGACGAGGGCGGCCACTCCGGCGAGCACCAGTGGCACTGGAAGTACGGGCAGGCGATGCGCGCGTACGACGACGGGAACGCGCTCCTCGGCAGGGCGAGCGCCCGGCTCGGCCAGCGGCTCGCGACGACGCCCGGCGTGGCGGCGACGTACCACGTGATCAACACCTGCTCCTGGCCGCGCACGGACGTCGTACGGATCTTCCTGCCGGAGAGCAGCGTGCCCCTTGAGCAGCCGGTGGCCGTGCACGACGCCCGAAGCGGCCACCAACTCGCCCACGAGGAGCAGCCGCAGACCAACGAGGACCACCGGGACGCCGGACGGTTCTTACTGGTCCGAGTGGACGAGGTACCGCCCGCGGGGTCGGTGCGCCTGGACATCACCGCAGCCGCGACACGGACCGACGAGCGGTCGCCTGCCCCGGTCGTCAAGGCCGCCACCGGCTGGAACCCCACCGGCGGCACGGAGCGTGAGGACCCGGCGGAGACCGCCGCCGCCGCGCTCGCCCGTCCCGAAGCGACGCTTCTGGAGAACGAGCACCTCGCCGTCCGCGTGGACCTCGCGCACGCCTGCATCGCCTCGGTCGTCGACAAGGCCACCGGCCGTGAACTCGTCAGGGCCGACGCGATCGTCGGCTTCAACGGCTACATCCACGACAGCTACACCACCGCCGGGGCCTTCAACCACAACTCCAGCCGCACGACAGCCTCCGACCGCCTCGAACATCTCGGCAACCGTGCCGTCGCGCCGCCCGCCGCGCTCATCGCCCGCCACTCGACGCCGACGGCCGAATCGATCACGTACGAGACGCGTCCCGCCGGAGCCAACCGGCTGCGCACCACCCTCACCCTGCCCGTGGGCGTGCCCCGACTGGACATCGAGAACCGCCTCGACAAGGACGCGACCCTGCGCAAGGAGAGTGCCTACTTCGCGTTCCCCTTCGCCTTCGACGAGCCGGTCGTCCGGATGGAGGCGTCGGGCGGCCTGACGGGCAACTCCCTTCCCGTGGTGCCGGGTTCGGCCCTTCACATGCGGGCCGTGCGTCGTTGGGTGACTCTCGCCGACGACGCGCTCGCGGTCGCCTGGTCCACGCAGGACGCGCCGCTGGTGCAGTTCGGCAACATCGCGCTGCCGTACGCGCCGTTCCCGAAGACCATGGGCCACGACGAGCCCGCCACCGTCTTCTCCTGGATCCACAACAACCTGTGGGACACCAACTTCCCCAGCGAGCAGGGCTTCGAGTTCACCTACCGCTACAGCCTGGCCTGCGGCCCCACCGCCGACGGGCTCGGCCCCCGCACGGCGGCGGCCTGGAGCCGCCCGCTGCGGGCCGTGCGGGCCAGGGGAGCCGAGGGCGGCGGGCAGGCGTCGCTCGCCTTCGCCGACGTGGGGGACGCCCGGGTCCGCCTGGTCGGCGCCACCGTGCCGGGCCCTGGAGAGGTCCTGCTCCGGCTGCAGTCCTTCGCGGAGGAGCCGGTGGCCTGCCCGGTGCGGGTCCACTTCCCGGTCGCCGCCGCTCACAGCGCGGACTACATGGGTTGGGCAGGAAGTGAACTACCCGTGTCGGGCGGCGCGTTGACCGTCGACATCCCGGCCCTCGGCACGACCGCGGTGCTGTTCATACGTCC